The following proteins are encoded in a genomic region of Neomonachus schauinslandi chromosome 7, ASM220157v2, whole genome shotgun sequence:
- the LRRC70 gene encoding leucine-rich repeat-containing protein 70: MCGLHFSLPCLRLFLLVTCYLLFLFHKEVLGCSSVCHLYTGRHINCRNLGLSRIPKNFPESTVFLYLTGNNISYINEGELTGLHSLVALYLDNSRIAYVYPKAFVQLRHLYFLYLNNNFIKRLDPGLFEGLSNLRTLCLQSNQVAFVPRGVFNDLVSVQYLNLRRNRLTVLGSGTFFGMIALRILDLSNNKILRISDLGFQHLGQLDCLYLEGNNLTKVPSNAFEVLKSLKRLSLSHNHIEAIQPFAFKGLVNLEYLLLKNSRIQNVARDGFSGMNNLKHLILSHNNLENLNSDTFSLLKNLIYLKLDRNRIISIDNDTFENMGASLKILNLSFNNLTDLHPRVLKPLSSLTHLQANSNPWECNCKLLGLRDWLASSAITLNIYCQNPPSMRGRALHYIKWTDFTNCVTSSTNVSRAWAIKSLHIHHKTTALMMAWHKVTTNGKHLENTESVTFWERSRTSPASRFFQENTFGNPLEATAVLPVQIQLTSSVNLNLEKNSVLPIDDASVSGKTSLICTQEVEKLNEAFDILLAFFILACVLIIFLIYKVVQFKQKLKAPENSGENRLEYYSFYQSARYNVTASICNTSPHSLESPGLEQMQLHKQIVPGSEAQVILFEHSAL, encoded by the coding sequence ATGTGTGGATTACATTTTTCTCTGCCTTGCCTACGACTTTTTCTACTTGTTACCTGTTATCTTCTATTCTTATTCCATAAAGAGGTTCTTGGATGTTCGTCTGTTTGCCATCTCTACACTGGGAGACATATTAACTGCCGTAACTTAGGCCTTTCAAGGATTCCTAAGAATTTTCCTGAAAGTACAGTTTTTCTGTATCTGACTGGAAACAACATATCTTACATAAATGAGGGTGAATTAACAGGACTTCATTCTCTTGTAGCATTGTATTTGGATAATTCTCGCATTGCGTATGTATATCCAAAAGCCTTTGTTCAGCTGAGGCATCTGTATTTTCTATatctaaataataattttataaaacgCTTGGATCCTGGACTGTTTGAGGGACTTTCCAATCTTCGTACTTTATGTTTACAGTCTAATCAAGTAGCTTTTGTTCCAAGAGGAGTATTTAATGATTTAGTTTCAGTTCAGTACTTAAACCTACGAAGGAATCGCCTCACTGTCCTGGGGAGTGGTACCTTTTTTGGTATGATTGCTCTTCGGATACTTGATTtatcaaacaataaaattttgAGGATATCAGACTTAGGCTTTCAACATCTTGGACAGCTGGATTGCTTGTATCTAGAAGGTAATAATTTAACAAAAGTACCGTCAAATGCTTTTGAAGTACTTAAGAGCCTTAAAAGACTTTCTTTGTCTCATAACCATATTGAAGCAATACAGCCCTTTGCATTTAAAGGACTTGTCAACTTGGAGTATCTCCTCCTGAAAAATTCAAGAATTCAAAATGTTGCTAGGGATGGGTTTAGTGGAATGAATAATCTTAAACATTTGATCTTAAGtcataataatttagaaaatttaaattctgaCACATTTAGCTTGTTAAAGAATTTAATTTACCTTAAGTTAGATAGAAACAGAATAATCAGCATTGATAATGATACGTTTGAAAATATGGGAGCATCTTTGAAGATCCTTAATCTGTCATTTAATAATCTTACAGACTTACATCCAAGGGTCCTTAAGCCATTGTCTTCACTGACTCATCTCCAGGCAAATTCTAATCCTTGGGAATGTAACTGCAAACTCTTGGGCCTTCGCGACTGGCTAGCATCTTCAGCCATTACGCTAAACATCTATTGTCAGAATCCCCCATCCATGCGTGGCAGAGCATTACATTATATTAAGTGGACTGACTTTACAAATTGTGTTACATCTTCAACAAATGTATCCAGAGCTTGGGCTATAAAATCTCTTCATATTCATCACAAGACTACTGCGTTAATGATGGCCTGGCATAAAGTAACCACAAATgggaaacatttggaaaatactgagagCGTTACTTTCTGGGAACGAAGTCGTACTTCACCTGCCAGTAGATTTTTTCAAGAGAATACCTTTGGTAATCCATTAGAGGCTACTGCAGTGTTACCTGTGCAAATACAGCTTACTTCTTCTGTTAACTTGAACTTGGAAAAAAACAGTGTTCTACCGATTGATGATGCTTCGGTGTCAGGGAAAACGTCTCTCATTTGTACACAAGAAGTTGAAAAGTTGAATGAGGCTTTTGACATTTTGCTAGCTTTTTTTATCTTAGCTtgtgttttaatcatttttttgaTCTACAAAGTTGttcaatttaaacaaaaactaaaggcacCCGAAAACTCAGGGGAAAATAGACTTGAATACTACAGCTTTTATCAGTCAGCGAGGTATAATGTAACTGCCTCAATTTGTAACACTTCCCCACATTCTTTAGAAAGCCCTGGTTTGGAGCAGATGCAACTTCACAAACAAATTGTTCCTGGAAGTGAGGCACAGGTGATTCTCTTTGAACATTCTGCTTTATAA